Proteins from a genomic interval of Raphanus sativus cultivar WK10039 unplaced genomic scaffold, ASM80110v3 Scaffold1882, whole genome shotgun sequence:
- the LOC130494612 gene encoding probable LRR receptor-like serine/threonine-protein kinase At1g29720: MVLALSVRLLLFFTIIASFLAIPTTFVSSALHLDELNVLEKIATTLGIKGLNLSYGDPCSSRTLNIMQGPTSNSENINNTIGCNCSIYNNMTCHITSISLKALSLSGKLPRELANLRYLQSM, encoded by the exons ATGGTGCTCGCGCTTTCAGTTCGTCTTCTTCTGTTCTTTACCATTATCGCAAGTTTCTTAGCAATCCCAACAACATTTGTCTCATCAGCTCTCCATCTAGATGAGT TGAATGTGCTAGAGAAGATAGCTACAACACTTGGTATCAAGGGACTGAACCTAAGTTATGGAGATCCTTGCAGTTCAAGAACCCTAAATATAATGCAAGGACCTACGTCGAATTCGGAGAACATAAACAACACCATTGGTTGTAATTGTAGCATCTATAACAACATGACTTGTCACATAACAAGCAT ATCTCTCAAGGCCCTTAGCCTTTCAGGAAAGCTTCCACGTGAGCTGGCCAATCTTCGATATCTGCAATCGATGTGA
- the LOC108820910 gene encoding probable LRR receptor-like serine/threonine-protein kinase At1g29720 isoform X2 has product MPDLTFISLCANNLSGPLPSGLQNFKNLTFLGVEANQFSGPIPDWLGNLTNLTGLELASNQFTGSLPITLARLIKLEKMLCDNNFSGIIPEYIGSWSGLQRLDLHASGLKGPIPDAVARLENLTHLSISDTTGIHSFPNISSEVIKTLILRNVSLSGSIPSYIWSKEDLKTLDLSFNNLTGEVNGDKAPDYTYLTGNRLSGDFESSGLFNSRSNIDLSYNNFSWSSSCRENPNINTYRSSYVKNNLTGLLPCTAPIKCTNYQGFLHINCGGELVITNSSYKVGYKIAYEADNNITKASTNLRFKNWGISNTGNFVDDKTEEDAYTISTNLAVPGDSHGLYKTARRSALSLVYYAFCLENGDYNVSLHFVEIQFSDEEPPFKREGRRIFDVYVQGKLVLSDFNIKEEAKGALKPVIRELKANVTDHMLEIQLYWAGKGTTLIPERGNYGPLISAISLCHSQEPRCGAEKIKHHISSPIIFGATGALVTIFLLALGIYARKRCREDNNTRERELRAQSLQTVCFTWGQLQAATNNFDQANKLGEGGFGSVFKGELSDGTIIAVKQLSSKSCQGNREFVNEIGMISGLNYPNLVKLYGCCVEKDQLLLVYEYMENNSLALALSVSFPGKSSTKLEWAMRQKICVGIARGLAFLHEGSAVRMVHRDIKTTNVLLDADLNAKISDFGLARLHEEEHSHISTKIAGTIGYMAPEYALWGQLTEKADVYSFGVVAMEIVSGKSNTKHKGSVEHVSLINWALALQQTGDIMEIVDPVLEGDFNSKEAVRMIKVALVCTHASPSLRPTMSEAAQMLEGEIEVTQVMSDHGLYGHNWSISKMRDADTHGSSSTSGVTDQTASTMKSSVSGSDLYPSYPESIILNSTVELPSSSV; this is encoded by the exons ATGCCAGACCTCACTTTCAT CTCGCTGTGCGCGAATAATTTGTCAGGCCCTTTACCATCTGGTTTACAAAACTTCAAGAACCTGACATTTCT AGGGGTTGAAGCCAACCAATTCTCTGGTCCAATTCCTGATTGGCTTGGTAACTTGACCAACCTAACAGGATT GGAACTCGCATCCAATCAATTTACAGGAAGCCTTCCTATCACTCTCGCTAGACTGATAAAGCTTGAGAAAAT GTTATGTGACAATAACTTCAGTGGCATCATCCCAGAATATATTGGCAGCTGGTCTGGGCTTCAAAGGCT AGATCTACATGCAAGTGGACTGAAAGGCCCTATTCCTGACGCGGTGGCCCGCCTCGAAAATCTTACCCACCT GAGCATTAGTGATACGACTGGGATACACTCCTTTCCAAATATATCTAGCGAAGTCATCAAAACCCT GATTTTGAGGAATGTGAGTCTGTCTGGTTCAATTCCTTCTTACATCTGGAGCAAGGAGGATTTGAAAACTCT TGACTTATCGTTTAACAACTTGACTGGTGAAGTAAATGGAGATAAGGCACCAGATTATAC CTATTTGACTGGAAATAGGCTCTCAGGGGACTTTGAATCTAGTGGTCTTTTCAATAGCCGGTCTAATAT TGATCTCTCTTACAACAATTTCTCATGGTCATCTAGCTGCCGCGAAAATCC TAACATTAATACATACCGGAGTTCCTATGTGAAGAACAACTT AACTGGGCTTCTTCCATGTACTGCTCCAATCAAATGCACAAACT ATCAGGGGTTTCTACATATAAACTGTGGTGGAGAATTAGTTATTACAAACTCTTCATATAAAGTTGGCTACAAAATTGCATATGAAGCTGATAACAACATTACCAAAGCCTCAACAAATCTGCGCTTCAAAAACTGGGGAATCAGTAACACTGGTAACTTTGTGGATGATAAAACTGAAGAGGACGCATACACCATTTCAACTAATTTGGCAGTACCTGGAGATTCTCATGGTCTTTATAAGACCGCACGTCGATCTGCTCTCTCTCTTGTTTATTATGCATTTTGCTTGGAAAATGGAGACTACAATGTGAGCCTCCATTTTGTGGAGATTCAGTTTTCAGACGAAGAACCACCATTCAAGCGTGAGGGAAGACGCATATTTGACGTCTATGTTCAG GGGAAACTGGTCTTGAGTGATTTTAACATCAAAGAGGAGGCTAAAGGGGCTCTGAAGCCTGTTATCAGAGAACTGAAAGCTAATGTGACCGATCATATGTTAGAGATTCAGTTGTATTGGGCAGGGAAAGGGACAACCCTCATACCCGAAAGAGGAAACTATGGCCCTCTTATCTCTGCAATCTCCTTATGTCACA GTCAGGAGCCCCGATGTGGAG CGGAGAAAATCAAACATCACATTAGTTCTCCCATCATTTTCGGGGCAACGGGTGCCTTGGTAACAATTTTTCTCTTGGCTTTGGGAATATATGCTCGGAAAAGATGCAGAGAAGACAATAACACAAGAGAACGTG AACTGAGAGCACAGAGTCTGCAAACTGTTTGCTTTACATGGGGGCAACTGCAAGCTGCAACAAACAATTTTGATCAAGCCAACAAACTTGGAGAAGGAGGTTTCGGATCCGTATtcaaa GGAGAGCTGTCAGATGGAACAATCATAGCAGTGAAGCAGCTTTCTTCCAAGTCATGCCAAGGAAACCGCGAGTTTGTGAATGAGATTGGCATGATCTCAGGTCTGAATTATCCAAATCTTGTCAAGCTTTATGGATGCTGTGTCGAAAAAGATCAACTTCTGCTCGTGTATGAGTACATGGAAAACAACTCCCTTGCTCTTGCTTTGTCTG TATCATTTCCAGGAAAGAGCTCAACGAAGTTAGAATGGGCAATGAGACAGAAAATCTGTGTAGGAATCGCAAGAGGGCTTGCATTCCTCCATGAAGGATCTGCAGTCAGGATGGTTCACCGTGACATAAAAACAACAAATGTGCTTCTAGACGCTGACCTGAATGCAAAGATATCTGACTTCGGTTTGGCCAGGCTCCACGAAGAAGAACACAGTCATATTAGCACCAAGATTGCAGGAACCAT CGGATACATGGCTCCAGAGTATGCATTATGGGGTCAACTAACAGAGAAAGCGGACGTGTATAGCTTCGGGGTTGTGGCCATGGAGATTGTTAGTGGCAAGAGTAATACTAAACACAAGGGAAGTGTTGAACACGTCTCCCTTATCAATTGG GCATTGGCGCTGCAACAGACAGGGGACATAATGGAAATTGTAGATCCAGTTCTTGAAGGTGATTTCAACAGCAAAGAAGCAGTAAGGATGATCAAAGTTGCGCTCGTTTGCACACATGCATCTCCCTCTTTAAGGCCTACAATGTCAGAAGCTGCACAAATGCTCGAAGGCGAGATTGAAGTAACACAAGTTATGTCAGATCATGGTTTATATGGACATAACTGGAGCATCTCAAAGATGAGGGACGCTGATACACATGGAAGCTCGAGCACATCTGGTGTGACCGATCAAACAGCATCGACAATGAAGTCATCTGTGTCTGGTAGTGATCTCTACCCATCGTACCCCGAATCTATAATTCTAAACTCCACTGTGGAGTTGCCTTCCTCGTCGGTGTGA
- the LOC108820910 gene encoding probable LRR receptor-like serine/threonine-protein kinase At1g29720 isoform X3, giving the protein MPDLTFISLCANNLSGPLPSGLQNFKNLTFLGVEANQFSGPIPDWLGNLTNLTGLELASNQFTGSLPITLARLIKLEKIRLCDNNFSGIIPEYIGSWSGLQRLDLHASGLKGPIPDAVARLENLTHLSISDTTGIHSFPNISSEVIKTLILRNVSLSGSIPSYIWSKEDLKTLDLSFNNLTGEVNGDKAPDYTYLTGNRLSGDFESSGLFNSRSNIDLSYNNFSWSSSCRENPNINTYRSSYVKNNLTGLLPCTAPIKCTNYQGFLHINCGGELVITNSSYKVGYKIAYEADNNITKASTNLRFKNWGISNTGNFVDDKTEEDAYTISTNLAVPGDSHGLYKTARRSALSLVYYAFCLENGDYNVSLHFVEIQFSDEEPPFKREGRRIFDVYVQGKLVLSDFNIKEEAKGALKPVIRELKANVTDHMLEIQLYWAGKGTTLIPERGNYGPLISAISLCHSQEPRCGAEKIKHHISSPIIFGATGALVTIFLLALGIYARKRCREDNNTRERELRAQSLQTVCFTWGQLQAATNNFDQANKLGEGGFGSVFKGELSDGTIIAVKQLSSKSCQGNREFVNEIGMISGLNYPNLVKLYGCCVEKDQLLLVYEYMENNSLALALSGKSSTKLEWAMRQKICVGIARGLAFLHEGSAVRMVHRDIKTTNVLLDADLNAKISDFGLARLHEEEHSHISTKIAGTIGYMAPEYALWGQLTEKADVYSFGVVAMEIVSGKSNTKHKGSVEHVSLINWALALQQTGDIMEIVDPVLEGDFNSKEAVRMIKVALVCTHASPSLRPTMSEAAQMLEGEIEVTQVMSDHGLYGHNWSISKMRDADTHGSSSTSGVTDQTASTMKSSVSGSDLYPSYPESIILNSTVELPSSSV; this is encoded by the exons ATGCCAGACCTCACTTTCAT CTCGCTGTGCGCGAATAATTTGTCAGGCCCTTTACCATCTGGTTTACAAAACTTCAAGAACCTGACATTTCT AGGGGTTGAAGCCAACCAATTCTCTGGTCCAATTCCTGATTGGCTTGGTAACTTGACCAACCTAACAGGATT GGAACTCGCATCCAATCAATTTACAGGAAGCCTTCCTATCACTCTCGCTAGACTGATAAAGCTTGAGAAAAT TAGGTTATGTGACAATAACTTCAGTGGCATCATCCCAGAATATATTGGCAGCTGGTCTGGGCTTCAAAGGCT AGATCTACATGCAAGTGGACTGAAAGGCCCTATTCCTGACGCGGTGGCCCGCCTCGAAAATCTTACCCACCT GAGCATTAGTGATACGACTGGGATACACTCCTTTCCAAATATATCTAGCGAAGTCATCAAAACCCT GATTTTGAGGAATGTGAGTCTGTCTGGTTCAATTCCTTCTTACATCTGGAGCAAGGAGGATTTGAAAACTCT TGACTTATCGTTTAACAACTTGACTGGTGAAGTAAATGGAGATAAGGCACCAGATTATAC CTATTTGACTGGAAATAGGCTCTCAGGGGACTTTGAATCTAGTGGTCTTTTCAATAGCCGGTCTAATAT TGATCTCTCTTACAACAATTTCTCATGGTCATCTAGCTGCCGCGAAAATCC TAACATTAATACATACCGGAGTTCCTATGTGAAGAACAACTT AACTGGGCTTCTTCCATGTACTGCTCCAATCAAATGCACAAACT ATCAGGGGTTTCTACATATAAACTGTGGTGGAGAATTAGTTATTACAAACTCTTCATATAAAGTTGGCTACAAAATTGCATATGAAGCTGATAACAACATTACCAAAGCCTCAACAAATCTGCGCTTCAAAAACTGGGGAATCAGTAACACTGGTAACTTTGTGGATGATAAAACTGAAGAGGACGCATACACCATTTCAACTAATTTGGCAGTACCTGGAGATTCTCATGGTCTTTATAAGACCGCACGTCGATCTGCTCTCTCTCTTGTTTATTATGCATTTTGCTTGGAAAATGGAGACTACAATGTGAGCCTCCATTTTGTGGAGATTCAGTTTTCAGACGAAGAACCACCATTCAAGCGTGAGGGAAGACGCATATTTGACGTCTATGTTCAG GGGAAACTGGTCTTGAGTGATTTTAACATCAAAGAGGAGGCTAAAGGGGCTCTGAAGCCTGTTATCAGAGAACTGAAAGCTAATGTGACCGATCATATGTTAGAGATTCAGTTGTATTGGGCAGGGAAAGGGACAACCCTCATACCCGAAAGAGGAAACTATGGCCCTCTTATCTCTGCAATCTCCTTATGTCACA GTCAGGAGCCCCGATGTGGAG CGGAGAAAATCAAACATCACATTAGTTCTCCCATCATTTTCGGGGCAACGGGTGCCTTGGTAACAATTTTTCTCTTGGCTTTGGGAATATATGCTCGGAAAAGATGCAGAGAAGACAATAACACAAGAGAACGTG AACTGAGAGCACAGAGTCTGCAAACTGTTTGCTTTACATGGGGGCAACTGCAAGCTGCAACAAACAATTTTGATCAAGCCAACAAACTTGGAGAAGGAGGTTTCGGATCCGTATtcaaa GGAGAGCTGTCAGATGGAACAATCATAGCAGTGAAGCAGCTTTCTTCCAAGTCATGCCAAGGAAACCGCGAGTTTGTGAATGAGATTGGCATGATCTCAGGTCTGAATTATCCAAATCTTGTCAAGCTTTATGGATGCTGTGTCGAAAAAGATCAACTTCTGCTCGTGTATGAGTACATGGAAAACAACTCCCTTGCTCTTGCTTTGTCTG GAAAGAGCTCAACGAAGTTAGAATGGGCAATGAGACAGAAAATCTGTGTAGGAATCGCAAGAGGGCTTGCATTCCTCCATGAAGGATCTGCAGTCAGGATGGTTCACCGTGACATAAAAACAACAAATGTGCTTCTAGACGCTGACCTGAATGCAAAGATATCTGACTTCGGTTTGGCCAGGCTCCACGAAGAAGAACACAGTCATATTAGCACCAAGATTGCAGGAACCAT CGGATACATGGCTCCAGAGTATGCATTATGGGGTCAACTAACAGAGAAAGCGGACGTGTATAGCTTCGGGGTTGTGGCCATGGAGATTGTTAGTGGCAAGAGTAATACTAAACACAAGGGAAGTGTTGAACACGTCTCCCTTATCAATTGG GCATTGGCGCTGCAACAGACAGGGGACATAATGGAAATTGTAGATCCAGTTCTTGAAGGTGATTTCAACAGCAAAGAAGCAGTAAGGATGATCAAAGTTGCGCTCGTTTGCACACATGCATCTCCCTCTTTAAGGCCTACAATGTCAGAAGCTGCACAAATGCTCGAAGGCGAGATTGAAGTAACACAAGTTATGTCAGATCATGGTTTATATGGACATAACTGGAGCATCTCAAAGATGAGGGACGCTGATACACATGGAAGCTCGAGCACATCTGGTGTGACCGATCAAACAGCATCGACAATGAAGTCATCTGTGTCTGGTAGTGATCTCTACCCATCGTACCCCGAATCTATAATTCTAAACTCCACTGTGGAGTTGCCTTCCTCGTCGGTGTGA
- the LOC108820910 gene encoding probable LRR receptor-like serine/threonine-protein kinase At1g29720 isoform X1, which yields MPDLTFISLCANNLSGPLPSGLQNFKNLTFLGVEANQFSGPIPDWLGNLTNLTGLELASNQFTGSLPITLARLIKLEKIRLCDNNFSGIIPEYIGSWSGLQRLDLHASGLKGPIPDAVARLENLTHLSISDTTGIHSFPNISSEVIKTLILRNVSLSGSIPSYIWSKEDLKTLDLSFNNLTGEVNGDKAPDYTYLTGNRLSGDFESSGLFNSRSNIDLSYNNFSWSSSCRENPNINTYRSSYVKNNLTGLLPCTAPIKCTNYQGFLHINCGGELVITNSSYKVGYKIAYEADNNITKASTNLRFKNWGISNTGNFVDDKTEEDAYTISTNLAVPGDSHGLYKTARRSALSLVYYAFCLENGDYNVSLHFVEIQFSDEEPPFKREGRRIFDVYVQGKLVLSDFNIKEEAKGALKPVIRELKANVTDHMLEIQLYWAGKGTTLIPERGNYGPLISAISLCHSQEPRCGAEKIKHHISSPIIFGATGALVTIFLLALGIYARKRCREDNNTRERELRAQSLQTVCFTWGQLQAATNNFDQANKLGEGGFGSVFKGELSDGTIIAVKQLSSKSCQGNREFVNEIGMISGLNYPNLVKLYGCCVEKDQLLLVYEYMENNSLALALSVSFPGKSSTKLEWAMRQKICVGIARGLAFLHEGSAVRMVHRDIKTTNVLLDADLNAKISDFGLARLHEEEHSHISTKIAGTIGYMAPEYALWGQLTEKADVYSFGVVAMEIVSGKSNTKHKGSVEHVSLINWALALQQTGDIMEIVDPVLEGDFNSKEAVRMIKVALVCTHASPSLRPTMSEAAQMLEGEIEVTQVMSDHGLYGHNWSISKMRDADTHGSSSTSGVTDQTASTMKSSVSGSDLYPSYPESIILNSTVELPSSSV from the exons ATGCCAGACCTCACTTTCAT CTCGCTGTGCGCGAATAATTTGTCAGGCCCTTTACCATCTGGTTTACAAAACTTCAAGAACCTGACATTTCT AGGGGTTGAAGCCAACCAATTCTCTGGTCCAATTCCTGATTGGCTTGGTAACTTGACCAACCTAACAGGATT GGAACTCGCATCCAATCAATTTACAGGAAGCCTTCCTATCACTCTCGCTAGACTGATAAAGCTTGAGAAAAT TAGGTTATGTGACAATAACTTCAGTGGCATCATCCCAGAATATATTGGCAGCTGGTCTGGGCTTCAAAGGCT AGATCTACATGCAAGTGGACTGAAAGGCCCTATTCCTGACGCGGTGGCCCGCCTCGAAAATCTTACCCACCT GAGCATTAGTGATACGACTGGGATACACTCCTTTCCAAATATATCTAGCGAAGTCATCAAAACCCT GATTTTGAGGAATGTGAGTCTGTCTGGTTCAATTCCTTCTTACATCTGGAGCAAGGAGGATTTGAAAACTCT TGACTTATCGTTTAACAACTTGACTGGTGAAGTAAATGGAGATAAGGCACCAGATTATAC CTATTTGACTGGAAATAGGCTCTCAGGGGACTTTGAATCTAGTGGTCTTTTCAATAGCCGGTCTAATAT TGATCTCTCTTACAACAATTTCTCATGGTCATCTAGCTGCCGCGAAAATCC TAACATTAATACATACCGGAGTTCCTATGTGAAGAACAACTT AACTGGGCTTCTTCCATGTACTGCTCCAATCAAATGCACAAACT ATCAGGGGTTTCTACATATAAACTGTGGTGGAGAATTAGTTATTACAAACTCTTCATATAAAGTTGGCTACAAAATTGCATATGAAGCTGATAACAACATTACCAAAGCCTCAACAAATCTGCGCTTCAAAAACTGGGGAATCAGTAACACTGGTAACTTTGTGGATGATAAAACTGAAGAGGACGCATACACCATTTCAACTAATTTGGCAGTACCTGGAGATTCTCATGGTCTTTATAAGACCGCACGTCGATCTGCTCTCTCTCTTGTTTATTATGCATTTTGCTTGGAAAATGGAGACTACAATGTGAGCCTCCATTTTGTGGAGATTCAGTTTTCAGACGAAGAACCACCATTCAAGCGTGAGGGAAGACGCATATTTGACGTCTATGTTCAG GGGAAACTGGTCTTGAGTGATTTTAACATCAAAGAGGAGGCTAAAGGGGCTCTGAAGCCTGTTATCAGAGAACTGAAAGCTAATGTGACCGATCATATGTTAGAGATTCAGTTGTATTGGGCAGGGAAAGGGACAACCCTCATACCCGAAAGAGGAAACTATGGCCCTCTTATCTCTGCAATCTCCTTATGTCACA GTCAGGAGCCCCGATGTGGAG CGGAGAAAATCAAACATCACATTAGTTCTCCCATCATTTTCGGGGCAACGGGTGCCTTGGTAACAATTTTTCTCTTGGCTTTGGGAATATATGCTCGGAAAAGATGCAGAGAAGACAATAACACAAGAGAACGTG AACTGAGAGCACAGAGTCTGCAAACTGTTTGCTTTACATGGGGGCAACTGCAAGCTGCAACAAACAATTTTGATCAAGCCAACAAACTTGGAGAAGGAGGTTTCGGATCCGTATtcaaa GGAGAGCTGTCAGATGGAACAATCATAGCAGTGAAGCAGCTTTCTTCCAAGTCATGCCAAGGAAACCGCGAGTTTGTGAATGAGATTGGCATGATCTCAGGTCTGAATTATCCAAATCTTGTCAAGCTTTATGGATGCTGTGTCGAAAAAGATCAACTTCTGCTCGTGTATGAGTACATGGAAAACAACTCCCTTGCTCTTGCTTTGTCTG TATCATTTCCAGGAAAGAGCTCAACGAAGTTAGAATGGGCAATGAGACAGAAAATCTGTGTAGGAATCGCAAGAGGGCTTGCATTCCTCCATGAAGGATCTGCAGTCAGGATGGTTCACCGTGACATAAAAACAACAAATGTGCTTCTAGACGCTGACCTGAATGCAAAGATATCTGACTTCGGTTTGGCCAGGCTCCACGAAGAAGAACACAGTCATATTAGCACCAAGATTGCAGGAACCAT CGGATACATGGCTCCAGAGTATGCATTATGGGGTCAACTAACAGAGAAAGCGGACGTGTATAGCTTCGGGGTTGTGGCCATGGAGATTGTTAGTGGCAAGAGTAATACTAAACACAAGGGAAGTGTTGAACACGTCTCCCTTATCAATTGG GCATTGGCGCTGCAACAGACAGGGGACATAATGGAAATTGTAGATCCAGTTCTTGAAGGTGATTTCAACAGCAAAGAAGCAGTAAGGATGATCAAAGTTGCGCTCGTTTGCACACATGCATCTCCCTCTTTAAGGCCTACAATGTCAGAAGCTGCACAAATGCTCGAAGGCGAGATTGAAGTAACACAAGTTATGTCAGATCATGGTTTATATGGACATAACTGGAGCATCTCAAAGATGAGGGACGCTGATACACATGGAAGCTCGAGCACATCTGGTGTGACCGATCAAACAGCATCGACAATGAAGTCATCTGTGTCTGGTAGTGATCTCTACCCATCGTACCCCGAATCTATAATTCTAAACTCCACTGTGGAGTTGCCTTCCTCGTCGGTGTGA